One region of Natronolimnobius baerhuensis genomic DNA includes:
- a CDS encoding DUF7524 family protein, translating to MPVSRTEVTVHVNREATDTLETDMPALEARGSFALHLQGHDTPAHVHCRLNGDRRFSQIVSIDGPNYYVEANDMITVPISVAATDIDGSLEGELEVLTGYGSESVTIDVTVKPKPATVDIDESFSKPRAETTTEQSPLEQALERASAVGLEPGTLALAALGVLALGIGVSTAATIGGPAAMIALLVVVGGVTTALALVLS from the coding sequence GTGCCCGTCTCTCGGACCGAGGTCACCGTTCACGTCAACCGCGAGGCCACCGATACGCTCGAGACAGACATGCCTGCGCTCGAGGCTCGCGGGTCGTTTGCACTTCATCTGCAGGGACATGACACCCCTGCACACGTCCACTGTCGGCTCAACGGCGACAGACGCTTTTCCCAGATCGTCTCGATTGACGGGCCGAACTACTACGTCGAGGCCAATGATATGATTACCGTTCCTATCTCGGTCGCCGCGACCGATATCGACGGCTCACTCGAGGGCGAACTCGAGGTGCTGACAGGCTACGGATCCGAGTCAGTAACAATCGACGTGACCGTCAAACCGAAACCGGCCACCGTCGACATCGATGAATCGTTTTCGAAGCCGCGAGCCGAGACAACGACTGAGCAGTCGCCCCTCGAGCAGGCACTCGAGCGCGCCAGCGCAGTTGGCCTCGAGCCAGGCACACTCGCACTCGCTGCACTGGGTGTGCTCGCACTCGGTATCGGCGTCTCGACGGCGGCAACGATTGGCGGCCCGGCAGCAATGATCGCCTTGCTGGTCGTCGTCGGTGGCGTGACCACGGCGCTGGCACTGGTTCTCAGCTAA
- a CDS encoding methytransferase partner Trm112, giving the protein MKESLLEILRCPLDKHELELEDAEYGDDDEEIVSGTLVCTECGERYPIEDGIPNLLPPDMREETPA; this is encoded by the coding sequence ATGAAGGAGTCGTTGCTGGAGATCCTCCGCTGCCCGCTGGACAAACACGAGTTGGAACTCGAAGACGCAGAGTATGGCGATGACGATGAGGAAATCGTCTCGGGAACGCTCGTCTGTACCGAATGCGGCGAGCGCTACCCAATCGAGGATGGCATCCCGAACCTGCTCCCACCTGACATGCGCGAGGAAACCCCGGCCTGA